In Syntrophorhabdaceae bacterium, the DNA window TTACGTGTCATAGGCAATGGGGAGGTGAGCGTTCGACGGTATTGTCGTACCCGGTTTCATGACATCGACAAGTTGTGCGTGTATAGACGCGGGCTGTCCCCTCTGCCGGCGCCGTAAATCCTTGTGATATCTCGTGGTTGATGGAAAACGGGGAAGCGGCACAGCACTTGCTTTATAAAAGGGCAAAAAGAAGGATGGAGGGTATGATGAAGAAACTGGTTGTTATGCTGATGGTTGGAATAGCAGGATTCGTGTTGTTGGTTCCGTCGTTTGGCCATTGCGACCCTTCGTGGAAGCGCGCTCCCTACAGAACGAAGTATGTTGCGGTTCGGGATTACGGCCCTGGTTACCACAGGCCGGCTCCGGTCCGCTATCAGCAGAGGAATGTCTACCGCGTGGAGCGACACGACGGTGACAGGAGCGGACAGGTGGCAGTGGCGGTCCTCGGCGGCATAGTAGTGGGGACACTCCTCGGAACGGTCATAGCTCAAGGAAGATAGAGAAAAAGGCAGGGATCAGGGGCACAGAGAGATAAAGAGAAGCTGTCTGGCCCCTTGTTCCCTATCGCTTGCCCCCCATTTCTTCATGAATATCTCACAATAATGTGGTATTATTTCACGCTGGAAATAACCTGAAGAAAGAGGATCGCGTGGAAAGTTCGGTCATTGATGAGATACGAAAGATCGTCGGCAAGGAGAATGTTACAGACTCCCTGGAGGAGCGGCAGTGTTATTCCTACGATGCGAGGACCGATGGCGTCATCCCGGACCTCATCGTGCTCCCTTCATCTGCTGAAGAAGTCTCCGGCATACTGAAGCTTGCCAATCACCATGGTTTTCCCGTCATCCCGAGGGGGCAGGGCACCGGTCTGACAGGCGGTTCCATACCTCTGGTAAAGGGTGTTGTCCTCGTCTTCACGCGAATGAATCGTATCCTCGAGGTGGATACGGAAAATCTCATAGCCGTCGTCGAACCGGGGGTCATCACATTCAACCTTCAGCAGGAAGCGGCGAAGCACGGTCTTTTCTATCCGCCCGATCCCGCTTCGTACAAGTATTCAAGCATAGGCGGGAACGTGGCGGAATGCGCCGGCGGGCCCAATTCTCTCAAATACGGTGTGACACGGGACTATGTAATAGGGCTTGAGGTAGTGGCGGCGACGGGCGAGATCCTCAATACCGGGGTCAGGACAATGAAGGGAGTCGTGGGCTACGATCTCACACGGCTATTCGTGGGGAGTGAAGGCACCCTGGGGGTGGTCACGAAGATAACCGTCAAGTTGATACCTCTTCCCGAGGCGAAAGCCACGATCCTCGCTCTTTTCAATGAAGTCGAGGAAGCTGCGCGCGCCGTGTCGGCCATAATAGCGGCCAAGATCATCCCCTCCACGATAGAGTTCATGGACAGGGCCTCCATCCGGTGCAGTGAAAAGGCATCCCCAATGGGCATACCCGAGGAGATTGGCGGCTTGCTGCTCATCGAGGTCGACGGCAACGAAGAAGCGGTGGCTCCGCAGGTTGAAAAGGTGAAGAAGATCCTCGTGGGTCAGAAGGTTGTGCGGTGCGATGTTACCCGCGACCCGGCGGAAGCGGACAAACTCTGGCAGGCCCGGCGTGTCCTTTCGCAGGCGACCTACAATCTCAATCCCGTGAAGATAGCGGAAGACGTCGTGGTTCCCCGTTCCCATATCCCCACGTTGATCCGAACGCTCGAGTCACTTGAAAAGAAGTACGGGATTCCCATCCTGAGTTTCGGCCACGCCGGCGATGGAAACTTCCATGTGAGCATCATGATAAAGGACACGGTTGAAGACCGCCATAAGGCGGAAGAGGCGGTCAGGGACATCTTTGCCGAAACCGTTCGCCTTGGCGGGACGCTTTCGGGGGAGCACGGCATCGGCACGTCGAAGGCGGCCTACCTCGATATGGAACTTTCACCCGAGGTCATCAGCGCCATGAAGTCCATCAAGGCTCTTTTCGACCCCAACAACATCTTGAACCCGGGAAAGATATTTAAATAGACTTTTCCCAGCGCTGGCCGAAGTCCGCGAGCGGTCTTGTTGCTATCACTTCGAAAGTTACGGCTAATCTTCTTCGGGTTCGGGGAGAACCTCGGAGATCTGGCGATACTCACGCATGACCTTTCTGGTGAAAGAGGTGGTCTTTGCCGCGCTCTGGCTGGCAGGTTTTCTAACTCTTGCGGGGCCGGCGTTATAGGCGTGGAGAGCCGATACGATGTTATCGAACATGTAGCGCAGCTTGGATAGGTAGCTCACGCCCATCTTGATGTTCTTTTCAGGTTCGTGAAGGCACTTTGCCCCCTTGACCTCGACTCCGGATTCCCGGGCTATGATCCGTGCGGAAGAAGGGATTATCTGCATAAGCCCGCGGGCGCCGCGCCTGGAGATCGCCCCGTTCTTGAAGTTACTCTCGACCTTCATGACAGCAAGGATAAGACGGTAGTCAAGGTCGTACCTCTTCGATTCATCATAAACGGTGTTGGCGATGATCCTTATTCTCTCTTCCGGGGCCCCCGGTCTGCGTTCCTTGAGAAAAGTGATCGTCTTTTCTATGATCGCCGACTTCTCGGTCCCTTCATCCTGGAGGAACATACCGGCAACCGGCTTCTTAGCCCCTTCATCCTGGAGGAACATGCCCGCAACCGGGTTTCCCGCATCTTCATCCTCAAGGGGCGTGCGGGCGGAAGAAAAGGTGTGTGTCGTAAAGAAACCCCCGGCAAAGAGGATCGCTACGAGAATGATAGATAATCGTTTGCTCCAATTCATGTGTATTACATAGCCCATGTCGGATGTGTATGTCAACATGTTTTATGCGGTTCAGGACACATAAGTAGTGGAAAGAATAGAGGAAAAGATGTAACGAACGTGGGTGAAAAATTGCACGATATTTCAGTTTCCGGCAACAATCCGACGTTTGACATAGCCTCGTCCATTTGATACAGATGTTACATGAAAAAAAGGATATTTTTCGAGGCTGACCTTGCGACGACCGCGATGGGTATTCTTCCCCATGAAGATGTCGACGAAGCCCTTAGGCTTGCCCTTTCCCTTGATATTCCCTTCTGGCCGCAGCTTCCCAGAGTTTCCTTTTTTGAAGACATGTATGTTCAGGCTCTGGAGAGATTTCCCGGCGTTGCTCTCGATGAAGCCGCCGGCAGGTGCCATATAGACACGCGGCGGTTCTACGATGAGCTGGACACTTTCTTCGCACACGAGGACGACCTTGGCCGGTTCACGCTCTCCGACAGCCATTCCATGGTGTACCGCCGTTTCCTGGGTCGTGACCTTTCCCGGTATATCGCCGTCCATGGACAGGTCATCAGCCCGGTAAGCCTTGCACTAAAGATTGTAGATGAGAATGGAAAGCCGATAGTTTATAATGATGACATACGTACCGTTGCCTTCTCGTTCATCCAGAAAAGGGTCAATG includes these proteins:
- a CDS encoding lytic transglycosylase domain-containing protein, whose product is MLTYTSDMGYVIHMNWSKRLSIILVAILFAGGFFTTHTFSSARTPLEDEDAGNPVAGMFLQDEGAKKPVAGMFLQDEGTEKSAIIEKTITFLKERRPGAPEERIRIIANTVYDESKRYDLDYRLILAVMKVESNFKNGAISRRGARGLMQIIPSSARIIARESGVEVKGAKCLHEPEKNIKMGVSYLSKLRYMFDNIVSALHAYNAGPARVRKPASQSAAKTTSFTRKVMREYRQISEVLPEPEED
- a CDS encoding FAD-linked oxidase C-terminal domain-containing protein; its protein translation is MESSVIDEIRKIVGKENVTDSLEERQCYSYDARTDGVIPDLIVLPSSAEEVSGILKLANHHGFPVIPRGQGTGLTGGSIPLVKGVVLVFTRMNRILEVDTENLIAVVEPGVITFNLQQEAAKHGLFYPPDPASYKYSSIGGNVAECAGGPNSLKYGVTRDYVIGLEVVAATGEILNTGVRTMKGVVGYDLTRLFVGSEGTLGVVTKITVKLIPLPEAKATILALFNEVEEAARAVSAIIAAKIIPSTIEFMDRASIRCSEKASPMGIPEEIGGLLLIEVDGNEEAVAPQVEKVKKILVGQKVVRCDVTRDPAEADKLWQARRVLSQATYNLNPVKIAEDVVVPRSHIPTLIRTLESLEKKYGIPILSFGHAGDGNFHVSIMIKDTVEDRHKAEEAVRDIFAETVRLGGTLSGEHGIGTSKAAYLDMELSPEVISAMKSIKALFDPNNILNPGKIFK